The candidate division WOR-3 bacterium genome includes the window CACCATCTCGGGTGTGCGTGACCGCGTATATGCCGCCCGCCGCCAGTGACGAATCGACCAGGACGCTGTCTGTGCGGGGATCGATGAGCGCCAGGCTATCCGAGTGATTGCACAGCATCAGTCCGTTTTCCAGGTACCTAAACCATCTGCCGAGGTCGTACATGTCCCTTTCCCACACGACCGAGTCGGTGCTGCAGTCAACCGCGGCGATGAACCAGCGCGCGCCCTTGCTGGCGAAGCAGTACACTTTGTTCCCGATGGGACACCAGCAAGGGAAGGGTTCCCAGCGCCAGTCACCTAGTCCCACGATCTTGATCAGGCTGTCCGTGGTCCCATCCACAACGCCGAGTCCCTGGTACTCGTAGGAGGGGCCGTACGCAATTGGGTAATAGAGCTTGTTGCTGGTCCGGCTGTGCACCAGTCCGCTGCCTACTCCATGTACGCACTTGACCATCCGGTTTGTCTGCTCGTCTACCACCGCAGTCACGCCCCCACCCAGGTGACAATACAGCCTGCCCGTCGCGGGGTTGTGGTACATCTCAGCCGCCCAGCCGCAGAGCGGGGCAACACCTCTCGAGTAGACCGTGTCGCCCTTGTAGTCGAACACAATCATCAGTGCCATCATCAGTACCTGCCCCGGGCACACGGCTCTATATCGGCCCGGGTCCAACACGAGCAGATCCGAGCGGCTGTCGTATGCGGGCGTCCCGATTGTGGCGACCACATCAAGGGTGGTGCAGTCCAAGACCAGCAGACGCGCCTCGGAGCGGTGGAACAGCCGGTTGTGCACTGTGTCGCAGGCAATGGCATCACCCTCACAGCGGGGCGTGTACGCGGAGCGTATGAACGTATCGCCCAGACAGTCGAACTCACGTGTGAACTCCCCATCGTTGGGAGTGAGCGCATAGAGGCGGTCAGTGGCCTCGTTGCAGGCCAGACTCGGCACGATGTTCCAGCCCCAGAGCATCGCGGCTGTCACGGAATCGGACTGAGGGGAGACAACATATATGGCGTCGGGATCGTCCTTTTCCTGTCGCCCCACGACGTACAGCTTCCGGCGGCGCTTGTTCAAACACAGCTCCCTCGCGTAGTTGATCGAGTCGAGGTTGGCGATGACGGAATCAGTCACACAGGAGATCGCTAGCAGACCCTCCCGGGCCGCAACGTACACCTTGTTGGCAGTGGGATCATAGACCATGTCGGCCGGGCTAGACCCGGTCAAGATGACCTTGCGCACTGTGTCCGCCGCGCAGTCTATCACCCACACCCTTCGGTTGACGCTGTCGCCGCAGTACAGCTTGTCGCTACCGGAGCTGTAACAGAGCAGCTTCGGGCGCGTGCTCACCGGAATCGAACCCACCGTGTCGTTGGTGACGCAGTCGATGATACCGATGCGACCCCTTGAGGGATAGGTACAATACAGCTTGTTGTGTTCCGCGACCAGCAGTGCCCCTCCGACCCCTGCGTTGGTGTAGATGCGCTTGATACGCTGGAAGGTCTTCCCATCCACCACGATGATGTCCGAAGTCTCACTCGCGACGTAGATGTTGTCGGTCGAACTCCCGAAAGCCAAGTGGTATGGAGGCCGTATCGGCCCCAGCGAATCCGGCAGGATGATCGTATCAGGAACCGGCGGGGTCCATCCGAAACACAAGCTGAACCCCACCAGCACCAGCGCACACGCAAGCAACGGCCCGACGGCCAGATTCTGAAGGGAGTCTAGACGACCACTAAGCCAACCACGGCCCCTGACACAACGCCTCATGCGTGCCTCCTAGCACAACCATGAACCTCACGGCCTTTGCGCCATTGCGCACAGGGCTACCTTGGCCCTTTCGGCCCGATTGTATGAGCTTGAGTTCCGTCCCGACAATCCGCGTAGTCTTCCGATTGGCAAGTACTGCCTCCAGGACTTCAGTTCTTGTACTAGCCGGCGTTGTGGCACCCCGTTTGGCAGACCCCTTAGCCTGCCATGCCAAACGTCAGCCGAATTGTAGAGCGTACACTCTGCCAAGTCAACAAGAATTACACTTCGCGCAGGTAGCCGCCGAGACTGTGCGTTACAGGCAGGACTCTCGCCCCCCCCTGCGACATCCGTGCCACTTGACCAAATCAGCAGTAAGGAGGGGTGTCACGTCGCGTCAAGCGGCAGGGGCGTGAGGGCGCCCCTGCGTCGCTTGCCAAGCGGTTCCTGCTTGATGAACATCAGTCCCAGGCCGTGCAGGTCGTAGGAGATGCGGGGGATTTGGGAACACCCTACCTAACTCAATCCGAAGCGCGTCAAGAGTGCGTGACTTCGTCACAGCCGCCAGCCGCAAGCCTCAAGCTCTCAGCCGTGAGCTGTAGACCGTCAGCCGTCCAACCCGCGCCGATTTGACACGCGAGGCCGGGTGTCCACAATGACGCGTGCCCACGCCAAAACCCAATCGCTGGAGTGCCTGTTTCCTGCCCGACGACTACGTCAGGAAGATTAAGCGGGCACTCGAAGAGGTTGAGGCTAGGGTTGCGGCTGTGACGCCGTATGAACCCGACCCCGACTTCACCCCTGCGGCCGACGACAAGCCGGCTTGACATCAGATCCGTGCGCGAGGCCCTAACTTGACACGACAAGCCGAATTCAGATAATGTCGTTGGTACACCCTGTCTAGACCATGCGAAGCGGTATCTAGGCGCTGGGTTTGGTGACTATGCAGAGATCGAGACGACAGGAGGCGTTGCTATGGCCACAACGGTGGATGAGGGTTTCCGAAACTTCCTCCCAAGGCTGACCCCGACGGCGACAGAATCAGATGCTGCGAAGAAGCATAGGACATCCATCTCGGAGTGCCTCAAGAGCAACTTCGGGATGACTCGCTTTTTCCGGACGGGTTCATTTGGTAACGGGACCAGTATCCGAGGCTATAGCGATGTAGACTACTTCGCGGAGATTCCCCGGGACAAGCTGACCCAGGTATCGACCAACGCCCTGCAGAAGGTGAGACTCGCCCTCGACACGCGATTCCCGGATACTGGCGTGGCGGTGCGGACGCCTGCCGTCGTCGTCCCATTCGGAACTGACGCATCCGAAACGACCGAGGTCGTCCCAGCAGACTACATCCGCGATGAGCAAGGCCACGCCCTCTACGACATGCCTGACTTCGGAGGGGGGTGGATGAGGGCTAGCCCTGATGCCCAGCTCGCATACGTAGTATATTGGGACGACAAGCTGGACCGCAAGGTACGGCCGCTGGTACGCTTTCTGAAGGCCTGGAGATGCTTCCGAGACGTGCCCATAAGTTCGTTCTACTTGGAGATGCGGACGGCGAAATACGCAGCCACTCAGGAAAGCATCTACTACCCCATCGACGTCAAGGTCTTGCTCAAGCAACTTTGGGATTGTCAACTGGCCGCCGCGCAGGACCCAACGGTGGTAGGTGGCTACATACACGCGTGCTCAACGGAGGCGATGACCAAGGACGCGCTATCCAAGCTGGAGACGGCGCTCGTCCGCGCAGAGAAGGCCAGAGATGCCGAGAAAGAGGGCAAGACCGAGGATGCCTTCTACTGGTGGCGACTCCTGTACAACTACGAGTTCCCGGCGTATGGGTGAGGCCCGCGCATGACTGCAAACGTGAAGAGCGAGTTCGCCAACGAA containing:
- a CDS encoding YncE family protein, with protein sequence MRRCVRGRGWLSGRLDSLQNLAVGPLLACALVLVGFSLCFGWTPPVPDTIILPDSLGPIRPPYHLAFGSSTDNIYVASETSDIIVVDGKTFQRIKRIYTNAGVGGALLVAEHNKLYCTYPSRGRIGIIDCVTNDTVGSIPVSTRPKLLCYSSGSDKLYCGDSVNRRVWVIDCAADTVRKVILTGSSPADMVYDPTANKVYVAAREGLLAISCVTDSVIANLDSINYARELCLNKRRRKLYVVGRQEKDDPDAIYVVSPQSDSVTAAMLWGWNIVPSLACNEATDRLYALTPNDGEFTREFDCLGDTFIRSAYTPRCEGDAIACDTVHNRLFHRSEARLLVLDCTTLDVVATIGTPAYDSRSDLLVLDPGRYRAVCPGQVLMMALMIVFDYKGDTVYSRGVAPLCGWAAEMYHNPATGRLYCHLGGGVTAVVDEQTNRMVKCVHGVGSGLVHSRTSNKLYYPIAYGPSYEYQGLGVVDGTTDSLIKIVGLGDWRWEPFPCWCPIGNKVYCFASKGARWFIAAVDCSTDSVVWERDMYDLGRWFRYLENGLMLCNHSDSLALIDPRTDSVLVDSSLAAGGIYAVTHTRDG
- a CDS encoding nucleotidyltransferase, whose product is MATTVDEGFRNFLPRLTPTATESDAAKKHRTSISECLKSNFGMTRFFRTGSFGNGTSIRGYSDVDYFAEIPRDKLTQVSTNALQKVRLALDTRFPDTGVAVRTPAVVVPFGTDASETTEVVPADYIRDEQGHALYDMPDFGGGWMRASPDAQLAYVVYWDDKLDRKVRPLVRFLKAWRCFRDVPISSFYLEMRTAKYAATQESIYYPIDVKVLLKQLWDCQLAAAQDPTVVGGYIHACSTEAMTKDALSKLETALVRAEKARDAEKEGKTEDAFYWWRLLYNYEFPAYG